The Corynebacterium qintianiae genome has a window encoding:
- a CDS encoding nitrite/sulfite reductase — protein sequence MTAPTAKTREVKARAKKPEGQWLIDGTSPLNHDEELKQLEPVMQVKQRVIDTYSKQGFASIPPEDLAPRFKWLGMYTQRKQNLGGEFTGEDNSVLQDEYFMMRIRFDGGQCSTEQAKAVGEISRDWARSTVDLTDRQNIQLHWVAIEDVPAIWDKLESVGLNTWDACGDVPRVILGSPVAGIAKDEIIDATPAIRRIQEIVTDEEFQNLPRKFKSAISGNARQDVVHEINDLAFIGVEHPELGSGFECYIGGGLSTNPMLAQSLGAFVTLEQVPEVWANVVRIFRDYGYRRLRNRARLKFLVAEWGVEKFREILEKDYLGYELPDGPKAPNNLIDRDHIGVHEQKDGNFYIGVKPTLGHMSGEQLIAAAELAESYGLTQLRFTPFKELLFLDVREGDVEKLTGDLENMGLYSKPSEFRRGLLSCTGLEYCKLAHVTTKSRAIELADELEERFGDLDSPVSISLNGCPNACARHHVSDIGLKGQMVVNSEGEKVEGFQVHLGGTVGEGANFGRKLRGHKVLSSELTDYVTRVVQNYVDKRSEGEIFRDWLQRADEEDLR from the coding sequence ATGACAGCCCCCACCGCGAAAACGCGCGAGGTCAAGGCCCGGGCAAAGAAGCCCGAGGGCCAATGGCTTATCGACGGCACCTCGCCCCTGAACCACGACGAAGAGCTCAAACAGCTCGAGCCCGTGATGCAGGTCAAGCAGCGCGTCATCGACACGTACTCGAAGCAGGGCTTCGCCTCCATCCCGCCCGAGGATCTCGCGCCGCGCTTCAAGTGGCTCGGCATGTACACCCAGCGCAAGCAGAACCTCGGCGGTGAGTTCACCGGCGAGGACAACTCCGTGCTGCAGGACGAGTACTTCATGATGCGCATCCGCTTCGACGGCGGCCAGTGCTCGACCGAGCAGGCCAAGGCCGTCGGAGAGATCTCCCGCGACTGGGCCCGCTCCACCGTGGACCTGACGGACCGGCAGAACATCCAGCTGCACTGGGTCGCCATTGAGGATGTCCCCGCGATCTGGGACAAGCTCGAGAGCGTCGGGCTGAACACGTGGGACGCCTGCGGCGACGTGCCGCGCGTGATCCTCGGCTCGCCCGTCGCCGGCATCGCCAAAGACGAGATTATCGACGCCACGCCGGCGATCCGCCGCATCCAGGAGATCGTCACAGACGAGGAGTTCCAGAACCTGCCGCGCAAGTTCAAGTCGGCGATCTCCGGCAACGCCCGCCAGGACGTCGTCCACGAGATCAACGACCTGGCCTTCATCGGCGTTGAGCACCCCGAGCTTGGCTCGGGTTTCGAGTGCTACATCGGCGGCGGCCTGTCCACCAACCCGATGCTGGCGCAGTCCCTCGGGGCCTTCGTCACCCTCGAGCAGGTGCCGGAGGTGTGGGCTAATGTGGTGCGCATCTTCCGTGACTACGGTTACCGGCGCCTGCGCAACCGGGCGCGATTGAAGTTCCTGGTCGCTGAGTGGGGCGTCGAGAAGTTCCGCGAGATCCTGGAGAAGGACTACCTCGGCTACGAGCTTCCCGACGGCCCGAAGGCGCCGAACAACCTCATCGACCGCGACCACATCGGCGTGCACGAGCAAAAGGACGGGAACTTCTACATCGGCGTCAAGCCCACCCTCGGCCACATGTCGGGTGAGCAGCTCATCGCCGCCGCCGAGCTGGCCGAGTCCTACGGGCTGACCCAGCTGCGCTTCACCCCGTTCAAGGAGCTCCTGTTCCTGGACGTGCGTGAGGGCGACGTCGAGAAGCTGACGGGAGACCTGGAGAACATGGGCCTGTACTCCAAGCCCAGCGAGTTCCGCCGCGGCCTGCTCTCGTGCACCGGGCTGGAGTACTGCAAGCTCGCTCACGTAACCACCAAGTCCCGCGCCATCGAGCTCGCAGACGAGCTGGAGGAGCGCTTCGGCGACCTCGACTCGCCCGTGTCGATCTCACTGAACGGCTGCCCTAACGCCTGCGCCCGCCACCACGTTTCCGACATCGGGCTCAAAGGCCAGATGGTGGTCAACTCGGAGGGTGAGAAGGTGGAGGGATTCCAGGTGCACCTCGGCGGCACCGTCGGAGAGGGCGCGAACTTCGGGCGCAAGCTGCGCGGGCACAAGGTGCTCTCCAGCGAGTTGACGGATTACGTCACCCGCGTCGTGCAGAACTACGTGGACAAGCGCTCCGAGGGCGAGATCTTCCGCGACTGGCTGCAGCGCGCCGACGAAGAGGACCTGAGGTGA
- a CDS encoding endonuclease, protein MTQTFAEEAGIELVDAPTPLFQLLTLCMLQAKPIKAPVAVAAARGLFNAGLTGPQAVAHAPRSTLIRVFGRTGYARYDESTATRLKAMSAKLLRDFGGDVSTLRDGAPASLEVFDGVGPACAAMFAREAQGVWPELAPVFDKKALEGARLLGLSADPDKLATMSDDLPRFAARLVRAALKG, encoded by the coding sequence ATGACACAAACCTTCGCCGAAGAGGCGGGCATCGAGCTTGTCGACGCCCCCACGCCCCTGTTTCAGCTGCTCACGCTGTGCATGCTGCAGGCGAAGCCGATCAAGGCACCCGTCGCCGTCGCCGCAGCCCGGGGCCTGTTCAACGCCGGCCTGACCGGCCCGCAGGCCGTGGCCCACGCTCCGCGGTCCACATTGATTCGCGTTTTCGGCCGCACCGGGTATGCGCGCTACGACGAGTCGACGGCAACGCGGCTGAAGGCGATGAGCGCGAAACTTCTGCGGGACTTCGGTGGAGACGTGAGCACCCTGCGCGACGGTGCCCCGGCGTCGCTCGAGGTCTTCGACGGCGTCGGCCCGGCGTGCGCCGCCATGTTCGCGCGTGAGGCGCAGGGCGTGTGGCCGGAACTTGCACCGGTGTTCGACAAAAAGGCGTTGGAGGGCGCGCGCCTTCTCGGCCTGTCCGCCGACCCGGACAAGCTGGCGACCATGAGCGACGACCTGCCACGATTCGCCGCGCGGCTGGTTCGGGCGGCCCTGAAAGGTTGA
- a CDS encoding lipoate--protein ligase family protein, with protein sequence MNQHHFELKVPGGKLVVADITDDGERVIAASISGDFFLEPDQAYDAINGALIGASVSEDADDLEGRIARALTDIEGVDLHGFCARDIAVVTRRALTDAKDITDYEWSVIHSPVLPTPINVALDEYLLEEVRTGRKGPILRFWEWEDKAVVFGSYQSFRNELDPGGVERHGIVPVRRISGGGAMFMEGGNCVTYSLYLPDDIVRGLSYVDSYQYLDAWVLAGLKQLGVNAWYVPINDITSDGGKIGGAAQKRVPGAVLHHTTMSYDIDADKMMEVLRVGKVKLADKGVRSAKKRVDPLRRQTGVSREDVIDTLIASFMSRYPSERGELTDADLAAAQSLVDTKFANDEWTHRIP encoded by the coding sequence ATGAACCAGCACCACTTTGAACTCAAGGTCCCCGGAGGAAAACTCGTTGTCGCGGACATCACCGACGACGGCGAGCGCGTTATCGCCGCGAGCATTTCAGGCGACTTCTTCCTCGAACCGGACCAGGCGTATGACGCGATCAACGGGGCACTTATAGGTGCGTCGGTGAGCGAGGACGCCGACGATCTCGAAGGGCGCATCGCCCGCGCCCTCACGGACATCGAGGGCGTGGACCTGCACGGGTTCTGCGCGCGTGACATCGCCGTGGTCACCCGCCGCGCGCTGACCGACGCCAAGGACATCACCGACTACGAATGGAGCGTCATCCACTCCCCCGTCCTGCCCACCCCGATCAACGTCGCGCTGGATGAGTACCTGCTCGAGGAGGTCCGCACCGGGCGCAAGGGACCTATCCTGCGCTTTTGGGAATGGGAGGACAAGGCCGTAGTGTTCGGCTCCTACCAATCCTTCAGAAACGAGCTCGACCCCGGCGGCGTTGAGCGCCACGGCATCGTGCCGGTGCGCCGTATTTCCGGCGGCGGCGCGATGTTCATGGAGGGCGGCAACTGCGTGACCTACTCACTGTATTTGCCCGACGACATCGTGCGCGGTTTGAGTTACGTCGATTCGTACCAGTACCTCGACGCGTGGGTGCTCGCGGGCCTGAAACAGCTCGGCGTCAACGCCTGGTACGTGCCCATCAACGACATCACATCCGACGGCGGCAAGATCGGCGGGGCGGCGCAGAAGCGCGTGCCCGGTGCGGTACTGCACCACACGACGATGAGCTACGACATCGACGCGGACAAGATGATGGAGGTCTTGCGCGTGGGCAAGGTCAAGCTCGCCGACAAGGGCGTGCGATCGGCGAAGAAGCGCGTCGACCCGCTGCGGCGCCAGACGGGCGTTTCCCGCGAGGACGTGATCGACACGCTCATCGCGTCGTTCATGTCGCGCTACCCCTCAGAGCGCGGCGAACTCACGGATGCGGATCTCGCCGCGGCGCAGTCTCTCGTTGACACGAAGTTCGCTAACGACGAGTGGACGCACCGCATTCCTTAG
- a CDS encoding type 1 glutamine amidotransferase domain-containing protein translates to MADLNGKKIAIIATDKFEDSELTSPKEAVEAAGATAHVISTESGEIEGKNGTKVAVDLTTAEAKADDYDAIILPGGTSNADTIRTDEKAVALVKDVRGAGKPVGVICHGGWILTEADVIKGVKLTSYKSLKTDLSNAGAQWVDEEVVVDSGFVSSRTPQDLPAFNNAIVTEFAK, encoded by the coding sequence AAGTTCGAGGATTCCGAGCTGACATCCCCCAAGGAAGCCGTCGAGGCCGCCGGTGCGACCGCGCACGTTATTTCCACAGAGTCCGGTGAGATCGAGGGCAAGAACGGGACGAAGGTCGCTGTGGACCTCACCACCGCGGAGGCCAAGGCTGACGACTACGACGCCATCATTCTTCCCGGCGGCACCAGCAACGCCGACACAATCCGCACCGATGAGAAAGCGGTCGCCTTGGTGAAGGACGTTCGCGGCGCCGGCAAGCCGGTCGGAGTGATCTGCCACGGCGGTTGGATCCTCACCGAGGCCGACGTAATTAAAGGTGTCAAGTTGACCTCGTACAAGTCCCTCAAGACTGATTTGAGCAACGCTGGTGCTCAGTGGGTCGACGAGGAGGTCGTAGTCGACAGTGGCTTCGTCTCCTCGCGCACCCCGCAGGACCTCCCCGCGTTTAACAACGCGATTGTCACCGAGTTCGCGAAGTAA
- a CDS encoding phosphoadenylyl-sulfate reductase — translation MINLLSGPSGNFADPAVSPEGPRETEPLAPEIRERNEQLVDAYASELYDAPADAILEWAHGNAPGPLVVTLSMENTVLAELAERHLPDADFLFLDTEYHFPETLNVADEVENRYPAHTLVRTKAVLSREEQDRTYGPNLYRSHPEACCRMRKVEPLAVHMSPYVGWITGLRRADGPTRANAPALSLDATGRLKISPLVTWSLEETDEFEESHNLIIHPLTRQGYPSIGCATCTMPVAEGEDPRAGRWAFSAKTECGLHE, via the coding sequence ATGATTAACCTGCTGTCAGGACCCTCCGGCAATTTCGCTGACCCGGCGGTCAGCCCCGAGGGGCCGCGCGAGACGGAGCCGCTCGCGCCGGAGATCCGGGAGCGCAACGAGCAGCTCGTGGACGCATATGCGAGCGAGCTTTACGACGCTCCCGCCGACGCGATCCTCGAGTGGGCGCACGGGAACGCCCCAGGCCCGCTGGTGGTAACCCTGTCGATGGAGAACACGGTGCTTGCGGAGCTGGCCGAGCGCCACCTTCCTGACGCCGACTTCCTCTTCCTGGACACCGAATACCACTTCCCGGAGACGCTGAACGTCGCCGACGAGGTCGAGAACCGCTACCCGGCGCACACGTTGGTGCGCACCAAGGCGGTGCTCTCGCGCGAGGAGCAGGACCGCACCTACGGGCCGAACCTCTACCGCTCCCATCCTGAGGCGTGCTGCCGCATGCGCAAGGTCGAGCCGCTGGCGGTGCACATGAGCCCTTACGTTGGCTGGATCACGGGCCTGCGCCGCGCGGACGGCCCGACCCGCGCCAACGCGCCGGCGCTGTCCCTGGACGCCACCGGGCGGTTGAAGATCTCCCCGCTCGTGACGTGGTCACTCGAGGAGACCGACGAGTTCGAGGAGAGCCACAACTTGATCATCCACCCGCTGACCAGGCAGGGATACCCGTCGATCGGGTGCGCCACCTGCACCATGCCCGTCGCCGAGGGCGAGGACCCGCGTGCGGGTCGCTGGGCGTTCAGCGCGAAGACCGAATGCGGACTCCACGAATAA
- a CDS encoding sirohydrochlorin chelatase, with protein MHALITLSHGSRHDSAQRGVERLTAAAAITLGVEAVDAHLEFNAPDLTGATRAAAEAGYTAAVVVPLLFTRAFHATKDVPAAFAAAREATGVDLVLADGLGQGADIVEVLARRVLLDAPSDASVILYPVGTSNQEAATKTEALGQALSQASGREVTVVPATGVGDRVGNPGIENAARERERMHLLPLFVTDGLLLDRATRALGRIQDATGAMFTHSAPLITDLSDIVAARYRAAVTQGVLT; from the coding sequence ATGCACGCCCTGATCACACTGTCGCACGGTTCCAGGCACGACTCCGCCCAGCGCGGAGTCGAGCGGCTCACCGCGGCAGCGGCGATCACCCTGGGCGTCGAGGCCGTCGACGCGCATCTCGAGTTCAACGCCCCAGACCTCACCGGCGCCACGCGCGCCGCAGCTGAGGCGGGCTACACCGCGGCGGTGGTCGTGCCGCTGCTGTTCACCCGTGCCTTCCACGCCACCAAGGACGTCCCCGCGGCGTTCGCGGCGGCGCGCGAAGCCACCGGCGTGGACCTTGTCCTCGCAGACGGGCTCGGTCAGGGCGCGGACATCGTAGAGGTGCTGGCCAGGCGCGTACTTCTCGACGCCCCCTCCGACGCCTCCGTCATCCTCTACCCCGTGGGCACCTCCAACCAGGAAGCCGCAACGAAAACGGAGGCGCTGGGGCAAGCCCTGTCCCAGGCCTCCGGGCGCGAGGTCACCGTGGTACCGGCCACCGGCGTCGGCGACCGGGTAGGCAACCCGGGCATCGAGAATGCTGCGCGGGAGAGAGAGCGAATGCACCTCCTCCCGCTGTTTGTCACCGACGGTTTGCTGCTCGACCGCGCCACCCGCGCGCTCGGCCGCATCCAAGACGCCACCGGCGCAATGTTTACTCACTCGGCACCTCTGATTACAGATCTGTCGGACATCGTCGCCGCGCGCTACCGCGCGGCCGTTACCCAAGGGGTCTTGACATGA
- a CDS encoding sulfite exporter TauE/SafE family protein: MNHLTTLILIALAGLAAQLVDGGLGMGFGVTSTTILVMLAGLGPAQASAVVHTAELGTTLVSGISHWRFGNVDWKVVAAIGIPGAVGSFAGATVLSNLSTEAAKPIMSLILAVIGANLMLRFSRGLTRRKLAAKPHSRGFLGGLGLVGGFIDATGGGGWGPVTTSTLLSAGRSEPRRIVGTVNTAEFLVTSAATLGFVIGMWQDLVTNLAAVAALLVGGVIAAPLAAWLVTRLNPILLGSFVGTLIVVLNLPTVLKAVGLDDNLWVVRVLVLAIGAVLSWRGAVKARHNSRAASEKEQLPEDLSVESGVDKHARTR; this comes from the coding sequence ATGAATCACCTCACTACGCTCATCCTTATCGCGCTCGCCGGGCTCGCGGCCCAGCTCGTCGACGGCGGCCTGGGCATGGGCTTCGGCGTAACGTCGACCACCATCCTGGTCATGTTGGCCGGGCTCGGCCCCGCCCAAGCGTCGGCGGTGGTGCACACCGCCGAGCTGGGAACGACCCTTGTCTCCGGCATCTCGCACTGGCGCTTCGGCAACGTCGACTGGAAGGTCGTCGCCGCAATCGGTATACCGGGCGCGGTCGGTTCCTTCGCCGGCGCGACAGTGCTGTCGAATTTGTCCACCGAGGCCGCGAAACCGATCATGTCGTTGATCCTGGCCGTCATCGGCGCCAACCTGATGTTGCGCTTTTCGCGCGGCCTGACGCGGCGCAAACTGGCCGCCAAGCCGCACTCGCGCGGATTCCTCGGCGGGCTCGGCCTCGTCGGCGGGTTCATCGACGCCACCGGCGGTGGCGGGTGGGGCCCCGTGACCACCTCGACGCTGCTGTCCGCGGGGCGCTCCGAGCCGCGGCGCATCGTTGGCACCGTCAACACCGCCGAATTCCTGGTCACATCCGCCGCCACACTGGGCTTTGTCATTGGAATGTGGCAGGACCTGGTGACCAACCTCGCTGCGGTCGCGGCACTGCTGGTTGGCGGCGTCATTGCGGCTCCACTAGCGGCCTGGCTGGTTACCCGCCTGAATCCGATTCTGCTCGGCAGCTTTGTGGGCACCCTCATCGTGGTGCTCAACCTGCCGACGGTACTCAAGGCAGTCGGGCTGGATGACAATTTGTGGGTCGTGCGCGTGCTTGTGCTCGCCATCGGCGCGGTCCTGTCGTGGCGCGGCGCAGTCAAGGCGCGCCACAATTCGCGGGCCGCGTCCGAGAAGGAGCAGCTGCCGGAAGACCTCAGCGTCGAATCAGGCGTCGACAAGCACGCGAGAACGCGCTGA
- a CDS encoding sulfate adenylyltransferase subunit 1, with the protein MSAPVSDILATRQTLRLCTAGSVDDGKSTFVGRLLHDTKSVLADQLASVERTSADRGFEGLDLSLLVDGLRAEREQGITIDVAYRYFATDKRTFILADTPGHVQYTRNTVTGMSTSQVVVLLVDSRNGVVEQTVRHLNVAALLGVKTVILGVNKIDLVDYSEETFNSIKAEFEAKAAELGIEDPHVVPISALKGDNVVERSANMGWYTGPTVLELLEEIPVASGRALELDFRFNIQYVLREHATDYRAYAGRVNAGEVHVGDTVSAGGRTTTVTHIDTADGEQDSARAGDSVALRLANEIDLVRGDLISAGSTPEGVREFGATVVGLTDKDVAPGQAVKLRFGTSLVRARVTAVDKLIDIDSSANDVDNPESFGLNDIAHVTVQTAQELPVEEYAARGAVGNFLLIDQASGNTLAAGLVGTRLR; encoded by the coding sequence ATGAGCGCCCCTGTTTCAGACATCCTCGCAACGCGCCAGACGCTGCGCCTGTGCACCGCCGGCTCCGTCGACGACGGCAAGTCCACCTTTGTGGGCCGCCTGCTGCACGACACCAAGAGCGTGCTCGCCGACCAGCTCGCCTCCGTGGAGCGCACCTCCGCTGACCGCGGCTTCGAGGGCCTCGACCTCTCCTTGCTTGTCGACGGCCTCCGGGCCGAGCGCGAGCAGGGCATCACCATCGACGTGGCCTACCGCTACTTCGCCACCGACAAGCGCACCTTCATCCTCGCGGACACCCCCGGCCACGTGCAGTACACCCGCAACACGGTGACCGGCATGTCCACCTCCCAGGTCGTGGTCCTGCTGGTGGACTCCCGCAACGGCGTGGTGGAGCAGACCGTGCGCCACCTCAACGTCGCGGCGCTGCTCGGTGTCAAGACAGTCATCCTCGGTGTGAACAAGATCGACCTCGTCGACTATTCCGAGGAGACCTTCAACTCCATCAAGGCCGAGTTCGAGGCCAAGGCCGCCGAGCTCGGCATCGAGGACCCGCACGTCGTTCCGATCTCCGCACTCAAGGGCGATAACGTCGTCGAGCGCTCTGCCAACATGGGCTGGTACACCGGCCCCACTGTGCTCGAGCTGCTCGAGGAGATCCCGGTCGCCTCCGGGCGCGCTCTGGAGCTGGACTTCCGCTTCAACATCCAGTACGTCCTCCGCGAGCACGCCACCGACTACCGCGCCTACGCGGGGCGCGTCAACGCCGGTGAGGTCCACGTCGGTGACACCGTCAGCGCGGGCGGCCGCACCACGACGGTGACCCACATCGACACCGCCGACGGCGAGCAGGATTCCGCCCGCGCCGGTGACTCCGTGGCGTTGCGCCTGGCCAACGAGATTGACCTCGTGCGTGGCGACCTCATCTCCGCAGGCTCGACCCCGGAAGGGGTGCGCGAGTTCGGTGCCACCGTTGTCGGCCTGACCGACAAGGACGTCGCGCCCGGCCAGGCAGTGAAACTGAGGTTCGGTACTTCGCTGGTGCGGGCGCGTGTCACGGCCGTCGACAAGCTTATTGATATTGACTCAAGCGCCAACGACGTTGACAACCCCGAATCCTTCGGACTCAACGACATCGCGCACGTGACGGTGCAGACCGCGCAGGAGCTCCCCGTGGAGGAATACGCCGCGCGCGGTGCCGTGGGCAATTTCCTGCTCATCGACCAAGCGTCGGGCAACACGCTCGCGGCCGGCCTCGTGGGAACCCGGTTGAGGTAG
- the cysD gene encoding sulfate adenylyltransferase subunit CysD: MNIKNSEKAGAISPHLKDLENESIHILREVAGQFDKIGLLFSGGKDSCVVLELARRAFAPAAMPIELLHVDTGHNFPEVIEFRDSIVEEYGVRLRVAAVQDWIDRGDLAERPDGTRNPLQTVPLVETIAEVGYDAVLGGARRDEERARAKERVFSIRDTFGGWDPRRQRPELWDLYNGEKLPGENVRVFPISNWTEADVWEYIGARGIRLPDIYFAHEREVFNRDGMWLTAGEWGGPREGEELETRRVRFRTVGDMSCTGAVESDATTIDAVLAEIANSTLTERGATRADDRLSESSMEDRKKEGYF, encoded by the coding sequence ATGAACATTAAAAATTCTGAAAAGGCGGGCGCTATTTCGCCCCACCTCAAGGACTTGGAGAACGAGTCCATCCATATCCTGCGCGAGGTGGCGGGGCAGTTCGACAAGATCGGTTTGCTCTTCTCGGGCGGCAAGGACTCGTGCGTCGTGCTGGAGCTCGCGCGACGCGCTTTCGCCCCGGCGGCGATGCCGATCGAGCTGCTGCACGTGGACACCGGCCACAACTTCCCGGAGGTCATCGAGTTTCGCGACTCAATCGTGGAGGAGTACGGCGTGCGGCTGCGTGTCGCCGCCGTGCAGGACTGGATCGACCGCGGTGACCTAGCCGAGCGCCCGGACGGCACCCGCAACCCGCTGCAGACGGTGCCGCTGGTGGAGACGATCGCCGAGGTCGGTTACGACGCCGTGCTCGGCGGCGCACGCCGCGACGAGGAACGCGCCCGCGCCAAGGAGCGCGTCTTCTCCATCCGCGACACCTTCGGCGGCTGGGACCCGCGCCGCCAACGCCCCGAGCTGTGGGACCTCTACAACGGCGAGAAGCTGCCCGGTGAGAACGTGCGCGTGTTCCCCATCTCCAACTGGACCGAGGCGGACGTGTGGGAATACATCGGTGCGCGCGGCATCCGTCTGCCCGACATCTACTTCGCGCACGAGCGGGAGGTGTTCAACCGCGACGGCATGTGGCTCACCGCGGGCGAGTGGGGCGGTCCCCGCGAAGGCGAAGAGCTGGAAACGCGCCGCGTGCGCTTCCGCACCGTGGGCGACATGTCCTGCACGGGCGCCGTTGAGTCCGACGCAACAACGATCGACGCCGTCCTCGCCGAGATCGCCAACTCCACCCTGACCGAGCGCGGCGCCACCCGCGCCGACGACCGACTCAGCGAGTCATCCATGGAAGACCGCAAGAAGGAGGGCTACTTCTGA
- a CDS encoding esterase/lipase family protein: MTTLNTLATRCARVAVAAVIALATLASPAHAQEVPNGSSPLLGSSTVHDLDAHAMGDYVPPQAELDAAFGCSNPVADPAAKKTVLLVHGVGANAQQTFAWNYIPQLDAEGFDVCWVNLPHNGRGDLTQAGLYVANAVKLAHSRVGRNIGVVGHSAGPPAAMWGLRYDAEAATLVDDFVSVAGAIRGTTLVEPLCLALGNCPAIAWQMHPQSNFVQALNAEPLAETIDVTSVYSLTDYGIQPATQASYIAGAANIPTQRLCPTQIPGHIGILANNTAYQLVLDALNHDGPADPARLKGLACSQHISPGIDPRALPVAIPAIGEYVAALGEPRYLSEPALPSYARADVAAPLDPTQMRSGSSQRLAEGSATYSSGVIGSAAGSSSL; encoded by the coding sequence ATGACGACATTGAACACGCTCGCCACACGATGCGCCCGAGTAGCAGTTGCCGCCGTAATCGCACTTGCTACCCTGGCTTCCCCCGCCCATGCTCAGGAGGTGCCGAACGGTAGCTCGCCGTTGCTTGGGTCCTCAACGGTGCATGACCTGGATGCGCACGCCATGGGGGATTATGTGCCCCCTCAGGCGGAGCTTGACGCCGCTTTTGGCTGCTCCAATCCCGTCGCAGACCCGGCGGCAAAGAAAACGGTGCTTCTCGTGCACGGAGTGGGTGCCAACGCGCAGCAAACTTTCGCCTGGAATTATATTCCGCAGCTGGACGCAGAGGGCTTCGATGTTTGTTGGGTCAACCTACCCCACAACGGCCGCGGCGACCTGACTCAGGCGGGGCTGTACGTCGCCAACGCCGTCAAACTCGCCCACTCCCGCGTCGGGCGCAACATCGGTGTGGTCGGGCACAGCGCGGGCCCCCCGGCTGCCATGTGGGGGCTGCGTTACGACGCTGAAGCCGCCACGCTTGTCGACGACTTCGTCTCCGTAGCCGGAGCAATCCGAGGCACCACCCTCGTCGAGCCTCTCTGCCTCGCGCTGGGCAATTGCCCGGCAATTGCGTGGCAGATGCACCCGCAGTCGAACTTCGTGCAGGCGCTCAACGCCGAGCCTCTAGCAGAGACAATCGACGTGACCAGTGTCTACAGCCTGACAGACTACGGGATCCAGCCCGCCACCCAGGCGAGTTACATCGCGGGCGCGGCCAACATTCCGACGCAGAGGTTATGCCCAACCCAGATTCCGGGCCACATCGGAATCCTGGCCAACAACACGGCTTATCAACTCGTGCTTGATGCGCTGAACCACGACGGCCCTGCCGATCCGGCGCGACTGAAGGGATTGGCCTGCTCCCAGCACATCTCCCCCGGCATCGACCCGAGGGCCCTGCCGGTGGCGATTCCCGCGATCGGGGAGTACGTTGCAGCGCTCGGCGAGCCGCGCTACTTAAGCGAACCAGCCTTGCCGAGCTACGCCCGGGCGGACGTCGCGGCTCCCCTCGACCCAACTCAAATGCGGAGCGGCTCATCCCAACGACTTGCGGAGGGCAGTGCAACCTATAGTTCAGGCGTAATCGGTAGCGCCGCTGGCTCGTCGTCTTTGTAG